CCCTAGTATTTTTTGATGCTGTGGCTGCTGACAAACTAAGCAGGACAAATTCTGAAACATTTAGGACAATTATCTTTATATTATCTGCTTATATTTAGCCAAATGCTTCAGAACTACAACTACAATTAGAATACTGTAAACAAGTAGTTTACTCAGTTTTTGCAGGAAAAAAGAAAGGACCGCAACTCAATCAAAATATGGTACAGTACTTTCAAAATACATTAATCAATACTTGGTTGGGAATCGCTTTGCTTTAATCACTCCAATGCACTGACATTGCCATTTCTAAACTATTACTACTTACTATTTTGTGGCTTTTATGGATGCTCaaactgtataaataaatactcaagatattttaaattgtgggcTCTAAATCTATAATCTGTGTTTAACCTTTTGAGTATAATTATTGAAACAAACTCATTAAACTTTCAGGATATTCAAATTATTTGTTAAGGGTCTGTAAGTGTGCAGCTCGAGCATATCTTGTTTCATTTCATATCAATTGCGGTGGTGTTTATAGAACAAAAACATGAGAATTGTTTTTCCAGAGTGAACTGCCACTGCTGACCTTAAGAAGACCCAAAGAAAGGGATAGAAGTACCCCTCTTTGAAAGTACTAGCTGGTTTAGGATCGAAACCATTTGAATCAAGTTAGTTTTCTAGTTGGAGAAGAGCCTCTAAATGTTAAATAGTGCATTTTATGTTCATCCAGAAATATCAAATAAAAGCTTGATAGGAACTTTAAGTTAGAAGTACATTTCAAATTTGCACTTGGTATAAATTTCCAGAAtatctaaaacaaataaatatagtATGCATGCGTTGGACAGACGTGTGACCTCAATTTTGACTGTAATCGCAGATCTTCAggaaaaacaattgttttttttcattgcaagtcGGGCTATGAGCAGCTCGTGCGTGGGGGCACTCTTCCTCTCTACTGTCTTTTCTatttagcgaagaagaagtgggagcCACAATAATAACAGTGTGAGCAGCAGAGGAATGTGACGCTTTGACATTTCAATGCAGctgtaaggctttttttttgcttttgtgcaaGGCACCTGAAGCAATCGATTGTGCCACTCGAAGAGTTCACATCTGCTGCAGCTTCTCAGAAGAGCTGCACGTTTATATATCGATGCGCGGGTGATAGACTAGCGTGTTTCAAGTGTGTCGTACtcgtcttttttgttgtttttttgtttcatgtcacTGGTCTCAGGCCCCGTGTGCAACCATGGAGAGCTTGTACAAGCGCAAAATGTTCGCCTCGATGCGCAAAACCAAGACGGAGCTGTCCAAGAAGCGACAAATCGGTCTGCCCGCCTCCATCCTAGACGACAGTGACGAGGGCTCCTTCTCCTCTTCGTCGTCGTCCGCTTCCCAGTCCGACTTCCATAGCTCCCCGGAGGACAGCGACCAGGAGGAATGGCAAAGGAGTGATTCCGGAGCCACATCCAGCGACGACAGCCGCTCAGTGACGCGAAGAAAGCGCTCTTTTCTGGGAGGCGACGAAACCTCCTCGTCCTCGAGCACGGCGAAGGAGCGAGATGATGACGAcgaagatgatgatgacgacgatgacgatgatgggGGGAAGAAGGAGGTTATGACTCAGCCGAAGAGGATGGTGCAGCCCAGGAAAAGGTGCAGGGTTCAGCGGCAGGATGATTCGGACTCGGACCGTGCGGATGAGAagcggagggaggaggaggagaaggcgaGGAGGAGACAGAGACACAACAAACTGCTTGCGCTGTCCCGCAGGATGAAGGCCCGGGTTCCCAGCCGAAGGAGGAACCGCGTAATACAGGTAATTCTCCTGGGGAAAGGCATCATCACGTACTCACACTTGATAATCCCCTAAAACTACATAAGGCCACAATTTTATATCCTTGGGATCCAGTGGGGAAGGGTAAAGTACCGATACCAGCCTTATTTTAAAGTATCCggtaattcatccatccatgcattttcttagctgcttatcctcacaagggtcatggggagtgctggagcctatcccacctgtcaacgggtggaaggcggggtacaccctgaactgttgcaAGGcgcatcgcagggcacatagagacaaacagccacactcacaatcacacctaggggcaatttagagtgtccatttaatgttgcatgttttagggatgtgggaggaaactggcgtccctgaagaaaacccacgaagtcacggggagaacatgcaaactccacacaggcggtacCTGGTTGAAcctcggacctcagaactgtgaggacagcgctttccagctggaATATTACTaacatttttcaatataaaaaCACAGCGTCACTAAGCAATGAAAGGTTGCCAGTAGtcctgatacatttttttttaagtggcagAAGTTAGGAAAGGCATCACAAACAGCGTGTGATTAAAACAGaacaatcacgagagatgatcACAGCAGCATTCTACTTGCAGCAACGATTTTTGCCTTGGACGCATCAAGTGCCTCCAAGGGGCTTTGAGGCTTAATGCATCAGTCACATTATAAAATGTGGGCGTGGGAGTATAAAAAGGCCCAAAGTGTTAAAATTGTAACACCTGAGTTtccattttgtgtttgcacttTTGCAAAGTGTTGCTTTTGTACCACTCTTGCTACAAGGAGAAACTTTGTTTTGCCGAATATATTTCTACTTGGAGTGATTGCAGTTTATAATAAAAACAACCGTTCATTATTGATACCCATTTACAGTATGAACCCTAAGAAAAATCAGGATCGTGTCATAGCGTGACCTCATGACATATGCAGGGCTTCCTCTAATCATTTTAATCTGCCTGATGTAAACGTCTATTGGGGTGTTTCTGAAAATCTCCAAAGCACCCGTCTACATGTGGACAAAACAAGCCGCCACTATGATCATCACCACTAAATCAATCTGGGTGCTCTGCAGATCTTGCAGGTGCCGCCACTTGAACTTTGTCCTGAAAATGTTGCAAGTAAGCGAGACGGAATATAAATTAAGAGACAAGCCgaaatttatggaaaaaaaaattgagaactactgttgaaaaaaaaatctgtcaaatcATTGAGAGACAAGGAGCGTGGAGCTGAAACAGTGCAAAcatcaattaaaatacaaatgatcaTAACAAAATATCAGGAGGTACTTGAATCCATATAAATCATTATCTGGAGAAATAcattattatatacagtatattatatagg
This DNA window, taken from Syngnathoides biaculeatus isolate LvHL_M chromosome 17, ASM1980259v1, whole genome shotgun sequence, encodes the following:
- the ccdc82 gene encoding coiled-coil domain-containing protein 82 isoform X3, giving the protein MESLYKRKMFASMRKTKTELSKKRQIGLPASILDDSDEGSFSSSSSSASQSDFHSSPEDSDQEEWQRSDSGATSSDDSRSVTRRKRSFLGGDETSSSSSTAKERDDDDEDDDDDDDDDGGKKEVMTQPKRMVQPRKRCRVQRQDDSDSDRADEKRREEEEKARRRQRHNKLLALSRRMKARVPSRRRNRVIQGCGRKLASLKKTHEVTGRTCKLHTGGTWLNLGPQNC
- the ccdc82 gene encoding coiled-coil domain-containing protein 82 isoform X2; amino-acid sequence: MESLYKRKMFASMRKTKTELSKKRQIGLPASILDDSDEGSFSSSSSSASQSDFHSSPEDSDQEEWQRSDSGATSSDDSRSVTRRKRSFLGGDETSSSSSTAKERDDDDEDDDDDDDDDGGKKEVMTQPKRMVQPRKRCRVQRQDDSDSDRADEKRREEEEKARRRQRHNKLLALSRRMKARVPSRRRNRVIQAEEESKEVEDGANGDEVGGNNGKTEASGGDGGKKEEEEGEENEEEHL
- the ccdc82 gene encoding coiled-coil domain-containing protein 82 isoform X1; protein product: MESLYKRKMFASMRKTKTELSKKRQIGLPASILDDSDEGSFSSSSSSASQSDFHSSPEDSDQEEWQRSDSGATSSDDSRSVTRRKRSFLGGDETSSSSSTAKERDDDDEDDDDDDDDDGGKKEVMTQPKRMVQPRKRCRVQRQDDSDSDRADEKRREEEEKARRRQRHNKLLALSRRMKARVPSRRRNRVIQAEEESKEVEDGANGDEVGGNNGKTEASGGDGGKKEEEEGEENEEEVVKE